Below is a genomic region from Piliocolobus tephrosceles isolate RC106 unplaced genomic scaffold, ASM277652v3 unscaffolded_5679, whole genome shotgun sequence.
tcggcctcccaaagtgctgggactacagatgcacaccaccatgcccagttaattttttgtatttttagcagatacagggtttcactatgttggccaggctggtctcgaactcctgacctcagataatccatccacctcagcctcccaaagtgctaggattacaggtgtgtgccactgcgcccggccaccattCTGTTTTAAATAAGAGTTTTATTAAGGTATGATTCATATACCGTAAAATTCACCGTTGtaaagtgtgcagttcagtggtttttagtatatttagagttgtgcagccatcaccatccAATTCCAGAACGTTTTTGTCACCCCCTAAAGGAGCCATTAGCCACCACTCCTCCCTGTTcccctctccagcccctggcacccactcctctgcttcctgtctctatgaatttgcctggCTGAACACTTTACAGAAGTGGAttcattccttctcctggctgaatcctcttccattctgtgggtagACTGCGCTGAGTTTAGCCATCCGTCTGTTGGATGAGTGGTGCTGCCATGAACCTCTGTGGACAAGTCTTGGTTTGGACGCATGTGTTCACTTCTGCCATTCTTCAGCTGAGCGTCTGGGCTGGTGGTCCCGTGTCTGGCCGCCAGGCCACAAAAGGGTGCTTGCTTCCCTTATGCCCCGGGAATCTTGGCACCTACTGCCCAAGCACAGCCCTCAGCCCCCTGGCCGCCACCCTCTGCAGGTGGCTGAGATCTGCGTTGAAATGGAGCTGCAGGACGAGATTGTGCCCAGAGCCCAGAACATCCAGAGCCGCCTGGACCGACAGACCATCGAGACGGAGGAGGTCTGGGCAGCCCACTGGGGGTTAGAGGGAGACAGGGACCTGGAGCCTGTACAGCCTGCTGTTGGAAGTGGCTGCCCTGCCTGCCCGCCTCCCTCTGGTCCCTTCCTTCTGACTTGGACTTCCTGTCTCCATCCCTGTCCCCTATCTCTTACCACCCTGTGCGGTCTCCTCTGCAGGTGAACAAGACACTGAAGGCGACACTGCAGGCCCTGCTGGAGGTGGTGGCCTCGGATGACGGGGATGTGCTCGACTCCTTCCAGACCAGCCCCTCCACCGAGTCCCTCAAGTCCACCAGCTCAGACCCAGGCAGCCGGCAGGCAGGCCGGAGGCGTGGCCAGCAGCAGGAGACTGAAACCTTCTACCTCACGGTGGGGAGGGCTGGGCTGGTGGGTGGGACCCGTGGGGgcgtggctggggcagagggaggggctCAAGCCACGGCTAACATTTTGGGCTCTTCTTGGCGCTGCCTAGAAGCTCCAGGAGTATCTGAGTGGACGGAGCATCCTCGCCAAGCTGCAGGCCAAGCACGAGAAGCTGCAGGAGGCCCTTCAGCGAGGTGGGCCCAGTGCTgcccccttccctgcctctcccctGCCCAGGATCCTATGTAGCCCATGGTCCTCCCCTCCTGCCTGTCCTTGGCCCTTATCCACACCTTTCTCTCTGGGATGCATTGAAGACCCTTGGCCTGAGAGGCAGACCAATGTTCTCCCACCCCACAGGTGACAAGGAGGAGCGGGAGATGTCTTGGTGAGTCCTTCATGAGGGGCTGGTGTGTTCTGAGGAGCTGGGGCCCTGCGATGGTCCCCCATCTCTTCTGTCTGTCGGGCTCAGCTCAGCTGCCCAATTCCCTGGGCCTCAATATCCCAGTTTTCGCACTGGATTGTGGAATACCTTCAGAGAATTAGAGGCCTGCTTGGCTGGGCTGGTGGGTGGGCACCCTATTCTCCATGCCCGGTCCCCTCAGAGCCAGTTCCCGTTCACCGCAGGACCCAGTACACACAGAGAAAATTCCAGAAGAGCC
It encodes:
- the LOC111533556 gene encoding rho GTPase-activating protein 4-like, producing the protein MPRESWHLLPKHSPQPPGRHPLQVAEICVEMELQDEIVPRAQNIQSRLDRQTIETEEVNKTLKATLQALLEVVASDDGDVLDSFQTSPSTESLKSTSSDPGSRQAGRRRGQQQETETFYLTKLQEYLSGRSILAKLQAKHEKLQEALQRGDKEEREMSWTQYTQRKFQKSRHPRPSSQYNQRLFGGDMEKFIQVLALPHMPAHLYMLVFLQPWVTSVTRASA